The sequence CTCAGGCCCTGTGCTGAGTAACAGAGTCATTGGCAAAGCCCCAAGGTGCAAGAGTTGTAAATATCGGAGTCACACGGAAACTGAAGAATGTTTCTCATTTAGTCATCCTCTGAGCTCTCAGCAGACCTCTCATCTGTAGCCACCTTCCAATTTGTGCGCTTGTTTGTCCTCTCCTGTTTTTCATTGCTAACTATAGGGATATTGactttatctctctttctcctttttgttttcttagtgtcTCTTTCCTCACTTTCCTCAGAACTGCTGGATGCGCAATCACCTGACTGAGAAGTGTCACTTTCTGCCTCTAAAACTAAAGTAGATTTTTTGAGAgactttttccttgattttttcttACGCTTATGTGGTTGTTTCCTGGTACTAGAAGCCCCAGTTTCTTCTGAGAACTCGTTTGAGGAATCTGCTGTAATATCTGTTGcttcctttttgcttttcttctgttttttccgtgacttttttttctgcttttttttgtgAGATTTCTTTGACTTCTTGTGTTTGTGAGATTCATGGGTAGTAGATGGTTTTATCTGGGGGGatctttttttcccattggtAATATCTTGCTGATCActgataataaaaaagaaaaactgctttaCTATAGAAAACAAAGTATACTAGTATTTTAATATTCTGCACTTTAGATAGGAAgttaaacatgaattttaaaatagctttgaTATAGGGCTACTATGAATTTAATCACTCTCACTGagtttttgtttcctcatctttaagataaacataaaaattctaaTCTGTAAAACAACATTAAAACCATTAAATACCACTGGactcagaaaaaaagtatattGAGAAGATAGGCTTACCACTAGTATCCACAACACTAGGCATTATCCAAAAGAATTTTTTTGCCTATCTGATAGGAAGAAAGctgttttgtttaaaattgtttttaagttaaagaatttttaatatgaaataattcTAATCCACCATACTGAACTACTGTATGGgacattatatatgaaaaaactaaGTGCTATAGATATGTCAAACATCAATCAGGGAAAGGCAAAATACCAATGACCTTCTGTCTAAATTGCCTATTATttctcagttacatttttaatggtaAATGTTACATGCTTTGTAAAAACTAGGCACTCAGTTTACAGTTCAAACTTTGTATTAAGCTTGGTTTCTAACTTTTTGTTTCCCACTGTGCCTATTTGTCTTACCTGTCTGTTTCAAATTCTTCAGGGTATAATTCTTTATAACCACTGTGACCCCATCTGTAAGATGACATTTTATCACACATATTGTTAAAGTAATGCATGTTGTTAAAGTaatgcatgttttgaaaattaaattagacaGACTTTGGagtgcacgcacacacagacatacacacagaaaaaagaaaacagatacgGTAAAGCTAACTGCACATTACAGCTCAGTTAACTTAGCTGGCTATGCTACATTTTTCTGTAGTGCACACTATTATTTTAGACACAAAGGATGCCTTTGCCAATTTGTAAGAGAACTTACCATTCTCTTccttaagaaacagaagcaactCTTACAATGTGCTCTTTAGCTATGAAGTACTTCTTCAAAATCACTTCATAAGATAATTCTGTCTACATtggtacaattttaaaaaataactattgaaTATAATTCAAATACTGTAAAagtcacccttttaaagtgtacaagtcAGTGGCTCTTAGTATATTCAGTGAACTGCAACCATTACCACtataatttcagaacatttccatcacacCAAAAAGAAACACCATCTGTTAGCAGTCACTCTCCAATCCTCCTCCTCCTGTAGCTCATGGCAACCactagtctactttctgtctctctagatttgcctattctggatatagCATATAAACAGAATCACATAAGTGGTCTTTTGTGTGTGGCTTTTTTCATCTACcacaatattttcaaggttcatccatgtaggAACATgttatcagtactttattccttttactGCCAGATGACATtatatttggttggccaaaatgttcatttgtttttttccataagatggctctagtagtgtttagttgtctttaacttcatttgaaacaattatgTTAGactatattgtgacagctgtcatatcaacatgcatttttttaaaaaattatcaaaattggttaatttttgtgtagccattttaatactgaagatggaagaagatactcaacatttttagcatattacgctttattctttcaagaaaagtaaaaacagacttccagccaagatggaggcataggtagacacactgtgcctcctcgtacaaccaagataaggacaacaacaatttagaaacagaataatcaCCAGAACTGAAAATTGAAGTacatggaagtcagacaaccaaggagttaa is a genomic window of Phyllostomus discolor isolate MPI-MPIP mPhyDis1 chromosome 6, mPhyDis1.pri.v3, whole genome shotgun sequence containing:
- the NKAPD1 gene encoding uncharacterized protein NKAPD1; its protein translation is MSRVPLGKVLLRNVIRHTDAHNKIQEESDMWKIRELEKQMEDAYRGTKRKMLPSSSSRMRSDGFDEESQRDNWRPRNEIPGALEDDFLKAKSWNKKLYDYEANMPDRWGHSGYKELYPEEFETDSDQQDITNGKKRSPQIKPSTTHESHKHKKSKKSHKKKQKKKSRKKQKKSKKEATDITADSSNEFSEETGASSTRKQPHKRKKKSRKKSLKKSTLVLEAESDTSQSGDCASSSSEESEERDTKKTKRRKRDKVNIPIVSNEKQERTNKRTNWKVATDERSAESSEDD